The Methylomarinum vadi genome has a window encoding:
- a CDS encoding acyl carrier protein yields the protein MKNRDDILQLLKDIMQEMFEIESDEVTLDARLYEDLDFDSIDAVDMIVKLKEMTGKAVKPEDFKNARTVNDVVEAVYKLINA from the coding sequence ATGAAAAATCGTGATGACATCCTGCAATTGCTTAAGGACATCATGCAGGAGATGTTCGAAATAGAGTCCGATGAGGTGACGTTGGACGCGCGGCTCTATGAGGACCTGGATTTTGACAGCATTGATGCCGTCGACATGATCGTCAAACTCAAGGAAATGACCGGCAAGGCGGTCAAGCCGGAAGACTTCAAAAACGCACGCACGGTCAACGACGTGGTGGAGGCGGTCTATAAATTGATCAATGCGTGA
- a CDS encoding phosphopantetheine-binding protein has protein sequence MSSLENELKQLIIESLDLEDIGVDDIDSQEPLFNEGLGLDSIDALELGLAIRKKYNVRIDAEKDDVVKIFASVAALAEFIESERN, from the coding sequence ATGAGCAGTTTGGAGAATGAGTTAAAACAATTGATTATCGAATCGTTGGATTTGGAGGATATCGGCGTCGACGATATCGACAGTCAGGAGCCATTGTTCAATGAAGGCTTAGGATTGGACTCTATCGATGCGTTGGAATTGGGGTTGGCGATCAGAAAAAAATATAATGTTCGGATCGATGCCGAAAAGGACGATGTCGTGAAAATTTTCGCGTCGGTCGCCGCGTTGGCTGAATTTATTGAATCTGAACGGAATTGA
- a CDS encoding lysophospholipid acyltransferase family protein, with protein MRKRLDYAWRLFSTGLSFSVFGLGGVILWFLVFPLLHIVPGNRREKMLRARKCVHYSFYFFIGLMHRLGIMTYEINGLEKLNKPGQLVIANHPTLIDIVFLISRIPAASCIVKAKLWHNPFTRGPIVNAGYISNGDPVQMIDDCVADLQQGGTLIIFPEGTRSVPGRPYKFQRGAAAIALKANGLVTPVTLTCVPSTLTKAEKWYQIPKRPFHLAMHVGDALALDEFLAIEPKTVAVRRFNRYLQEYFSQQRVRYEQFGE; from the coding sequence ATGCGCAAGCGGCTTGATTACGCCTGGCGCCTATTCTCGACCGGACTCAGTTTTTCCGTTTTCGGTCTCGGCGGCGTCATCCTCTGGTTTCTGGTTTTTCCGTTGTTACATATCGTTCCCGGTAATCGTCGGGAGAAAATGCTGCGGGCGCGGAAATGCGTGCACTACAGCTTCTATTTCTTCATCGGCCTGATGCATCGCCTCGGCATCATGACCTATGAAATAAACGGCCTGGAAAAACTGAACAAACCCGGTCAATTGGTCATCGCCAATCATCCGACATTGATCGACATCGTCTTTTTGATCAGCCGGATTCCCGCAGCGAGCTGCATCGTCAAGGCCAAGTTATGGCATAATCCCTTTACCAGAGGGCCCATCGTCAATGCGGGCTATATCAGCAACGGCGATCCGGTGCAGATGATCGATGACTGCGTCGCCGATTTACAGCAAGGTGGAACCTTGATCATTTTCCCCGAAGGGACCCGCTCGGTTCCGGGGAGACCTTACAAATTTCAGCGCGGTGCCGCGGCCATTGCTTTGAAGGCCAATGGCCTCGTAACGCCGGTAACCCTGACCTGCGTTCCCAGCACGCTGACCAAGGCGGAAAAATGGTATCAAATTCCCAAGCGACCGTTTCATTTGGCGATGCATGTTGGCGATGCGTTAGCGCTGGACGAGTTTCTGGCGATCGAACCCAAGACCGTGGCCGTGCGCCGCTTTAACCGTTATTTGCAGGAATATTTCAGTCAACAAAGAGTACGCTATGAGCAGTTTGGAGAATGA
- a CDS encoding beta-ketoacyl synthase chain length factor has translation MQQDFILYQWAMWPPLQPDADRDAIKQKELLAKVPPLLRRRLSPLAKTVFCAAAQCLDEPVHVPVVFSSTHGELAKSFAMLEMLETGEDISPTTFSLSVHNAIAGLFSMAWQNKLQSTVLAPGEEGMAPAFIEGLGLLHEGATQVLLVFYDEPVLPFYPTAPYKIATEQSGALALLIGSQGEGLPLRMVSMSETGDDGEQPWQLPAFINFLAEAQQRTLTLRTPRHSWRWEKDAQAA, from the coding sequence ATGCAACAGGATTTCATTTTATATCAATGGGCCATGTGGCCGCCTCTGCAGCCCGACGCGGATCGGGATGCGATCAAGCAAAAAGAGTTGTTGGCCAAAGTGCCGCCCCTGTTAAGACGCCGTTTGAGCCCTTTAGCTAAAACCGTATTTTGCGCCGCGGCACAATGCCTCGATGAGCCGGTTCATGTGCCAGTCGTGTTCAGTTCCACCCATGGCGAGTTGGCTAAATCCTTCGCCATGCTGGAAATGCTCGAAACGGGCGAGGATATATCGCCGACGACCTTCAGCTTGTCGGTGCATAACGCCATCGCCGGATTGTTTTCGATGGCCTGGCAAAACAAACTGCAAAGCACGGTGCTCGCTCCCGGCGAGGAAGGCATGGCGCCGGCCTTCATCGAAGGTTTGGGCTTGTTGCATGAAGGGGCTACGCAAGTACTGTTGGTGTTTTACGACGAACCGGTGCTGCCGTTTTATCCGACCGCCCCTTATAAGATAGCGACAGAGCAAAGTGGCGCACTGGCCTTACTCATCGGCAGCCAAGGAGAAGGCTTGCCGCTGCGGATGGTGTCAATGTCCGAAACAGGCGACGACGGCGAGCAACCCTGGCAATTACCGGCCTTCATTAATTTTTTAGCGGAGGCGCAACAACGCACTTTGACGCTCAGAACGCCTCGGCATAGCTGGCGTTGGGAGAAAGATGCGCAAGCGGCTTGA
- a CDS encoding alanine/glycine:cation symporter family protein, whose product MKQLESWLTELSAIVWGPVMLALLLGIGIFLTVGFRAFPWLFVPRALVILWRSRKLHQNGDITPFQALMTALSATIGTGNIAGVATAIVMGGPGAVFWMWLTALFGMATKYAEAVLAVKYREIDELGQHVGGPMYYINNGLGKNWRWLAWLFALFGMLAAFGIGNMVQANSVADALDTQLQIPATLSGAVITLLAAGVIVGGIKRIADVAAMLVPLMALSYIAASLYVIGGNIELVPGAFRLIVESAFSGTAAFGGFAGAGVWAAIRFGVARGIFSNEAGLGSAPIAHAAAQTKDPVQQGMVAMLGTLIDTLLVCSMTALVIVISGVWLDGENGAALSTLAFDRSLPGWGGYIVVCGLSVFAFTTLLGWSYYGERCAEYLFGVKIIWPYRLLWLVAIPFGALGKLTMIWLLADVLNGLMALPNLLALALLSPVLFRLTRDYWKTA is encoded by the coding sequence ATGAAACAACTGGAGTCCTGGTTAACTGAACTGAGCGCCATCGTCTGGGGGCCGGTCATGTTGGCCCTTTTGTTGGGAATCGGTATCTTCCTGACGGTCGGCTTCAGGGCGTTTCCCTGGCTGTTCGTACCCAGGGCTCTGGTGATTTTATGGCGCAGCAGGAAACTGCATCAAAATGGTGATATCACGCCTTTTCAAGCCTTGATGACGGCCTTGTCCGCCACCATCGGCACCGGCAATATCGCCGGCGTCGCGACCGCGATCGTCATGGGCGGGCCTGGCGCGGTGTTTTGGATGTGGCTGACGGCCTTATTCGGCATGGCCACTAAATATGCCGAAGCGGTGTTGGCGGTCAAATACCGCGAAATCGATGAACTCGGCCAGCATGTCGGTGGCCCTATGTATTACATCAATAATGGCCTCGGTAAAAATTGGCGGTGGTTGGCCTGGCTATTCGCTCTGTTCGGTATGTTGGCCGCGTTCGGCATCGGTAATATGGTACAGGCCAATTCGGTGGCCGACGCGCTGGATACTCAGTTGCAAATCCCTGCTACTCTCAGCGGCGCGGTGATAACGCTGTTGGCGGCTGGCGTCATTGTCGGCGGCATCAAGCGTATCGCCGATGTGGCGGCGATGCTGGTGCCGCTGATGGCATTATCCTATATAGCCGCGTCGCTATATGTGATTGGCGGCAATATTGAACTCGTCCCTGGGGCATTTCGTTTAATCGTCGAAAGCGCATTCAGCGGCACGGCAGCCTTCGGCGGTTTCGCCGGTGCCGGCGTTTGGGCCGCTATTCGTTTCGGTGTGGCGCGGGGCATATTTTCCAACGAAGCCGGTTTAGGTAGCGCGCCGATCGCCCATGCCGCCGCGCAAACCAAAGATCCGGTGCAACAGGGCATGGTTGCGATGCTGGGAACCTTGATCGACACGTTGCTAGTGTGCAGCATGACTGCGTTGGTGATTGTCATCAGTGGGGTTTGGCTGGATGGCGAAAACGGTGCGGCCCTGTCGACGCTGGCTTTCGATCGCAGCTTGCCCGGTTGGGGTGGATATATCGTCGTTTGCGGTTTGTCCGTGTTCGCGTTCACCACACTGTTGGGTTGGAGTTATTACGGTGAACGCTGCGCCGAATATCTATTCGGGGTTAAAATAATCTGGCCGTATCGCTTACTGTGGTTGGTCGCAATTCCCTTTGGCGCGCTGGGCAAATTGACCATGATCTGGTTGCTGGCCGATGTTTTGAACGGCTTGATGGCACTACCAAACTTGCTGGCGCTGGCCTTGTTAAGCCCGGTGTTGTTTCGCCTGACCCGAGATTACTGGAAAACCGCCTAA
- a CDS encoding DUF502 domain-containing protein: MKKVFNYFLIGVLAFIPVVVILQIVWFVKERFADLIKMVYGYYENYAVTFTLFFISFALFAYIGYRVSMGRSSIIAAIDAIIHRIPFLNTIYRVTKKIVNLVSGHEPQKAREVVYIEYPKEGLWVPAYVTNKENDRYILFVPTSPNPTSGFTVIVHESKVRKSQMNIEQATSFIISVGVDYDKSQEANELPK, from the coding sequence ATGAAAAAAGTATTCAATTACTTCTTAATTGGGGTATTGGCGTTTATTCCGGTCGTCGTCATTTTGCAGATCGTTTGGTTCGTCAAGGAACGTTTCGCCGACCTGATCAAAATGGTTTACGGCTATTACGAGAATTATGCCGTGACTTTCACGCTATTTTTCATCAGTTTCGCCTTGTTCGCCTATATCGGTTACAGGGTCAGCATGGGACGCTCTTCCATAATCGCGGCGATCGATGCGATCATCCATCGTATTCCTTTTTTGAATACCATTTATCGGGTGACCAAAAAAATCGTCAACCTGGTTTCCGGCCATGAACCGCAAAAAGCCAGGGAAGTGGTCTATATTGAATACCCTAAAGAAGGTCTATGGGTGCCGGCCTATGTCACCAACAAGGAAAATGATCGCTATATTTTGTTCGTGCCGACTTCTCCCAACCCGACCTCCGGATTTACCGTGATCGTGCACGAATCCAAGGTGCGAAAATCGCAGATGAATATCGAACAGGCGACCAGTTTCATCATCAGTGTCGGCGTGGATTACGATAAGTCGCAAGAGGCCAACGAACTGCCGAAATGA
- a CDS encoding phosphate/phosphite/phosphonate ABC transporter substrate-binding protein, with amino-acid sequence MGEKITMLPRRILATVILIIGFGGLFSPSSQATEHRQQTQSPTNSASDTFTTRQGSHFDKLRQALESLLKAPWLAGCQSLKIYETEFSDTPLNAVPIYIIGIHPLHNPQRLFEVYGPIVDHLDAHIAEAHFKLEASRNYEEFEKKLDAGHFDFAMPNPYQTVRSLRHGYRIFGKMGDDENFRGILLLRRDSTIRQVSDLKGKALSYPAPSALAATMMPQYYLHAHGIDINHDIKNLYVGSQESSIMNVLLGHVAAGATWPVPWKSFAEQHPDRAKQLFIKWQTDTLPNNGWVAHNRVPAVIIERFQTILFVLERSEEGRKMLARIPVSRFQPATEETYRAVREFLDKFSKNVRSLEQAG; translated from the coding sequence ATGGGAGAAAAAATAACCATGTTGCCGAGACGCATACTGGCCACTGTGATATTGATTATTGGATTTGGCGGTTTATTTAGTCCTTCGTCCCAAGCAACAGAGCATCGGCAACAAACCCAATCTCCGACAAATTCCGCTTCAGACACCTTTACCACTAGGCAAGGCTCGCATTTTGACAAACTGCGGCAGGCGCTGGAATCCCTATTAAAAGCACCATGGCTGGCGGGTTGCCAAAGCCTGAAAATCTATGAGACCGAATTCTCCGACACGCCGTTAAACGCAGTGCCGATCTATATCATCGGCATTCATCCGCTACATAACCCACAACGGTTGTTCGAGGTCTACGGCCCGATAGTCGACCACCTCGACGCCCATATTGCTGAGGCCCATTTCAAGCTGGAAGCGTCGCGTAATTACGAAGAATTCGAAAAAAAGCTGGATGCCGGGCATTTCGATTTCGCGATGCCCAACCCCTATCAAACAGTGCGTTCGCTCCGGCATGGTTACCGGATTTTCGGCAAAATGGGCGACGACGAGAATTTTCGCGGCATTCTTCTGTTGCGCCGTGACAGCACCATCAGACAAGTCTCAGACTTGAAAGGCAAGGCGCTTTCCTATCCGGCTCCCAGCGCGCTGGCAGCGACTATGATGCCGCAATATTACCTGCATGCTCACGGCATCGATATCAATCACGACATCAAGAACCTTTATGTCGGTTCGCAAGAATCATCGATCATGAACGTACTGCTGGGCCATGTCGCGGCCGGCGCCACCTGGCCGGTGCCATGGAAAAGCTTCGCCGAGCAACATCCTGACCGGGCCAAGCAATTGTTCATCAAATGGCAAACCGACACTCTGCCGAATAATGGCTGGGTTGCCCACAACAGGGTACCTGCAGTAATCATCGAGCGTTTTCAAACAATCTTATTCGTCTTGGAGCGAAGCGAAGAAGGTCGAAAAATGTTGGCACGGATTCCGGTAAGCCGTTTCCAACCCGCCACCGAGGAGACCTACCGAGCCGTCCGAGAATTTTTGGATAAATTCTCCAAAAATGTCCGCTCCCTGGAGCAGGCCGGATGA
- a CDS encoding EAL domain-containing protein — MKKPIQSFFGKPFNFWRRSIRRQFILAFISVTISILVLFSTFLFFQQRDFLDRSAIKQATAFAHALADSSISWVLANDVVGLQEVLQGFSDTPDLKRAFVLSLQGEVLASTIPDEIGRFVVDSLSQQMLCSSPETQILVANYKTIDVAAPIMTGQRHVGWARITLTRQSAYGNLLELSLLAIFSTLLGALFALLAAFVLGRRLTRNLNQLMTAANQISAGHRDVRVTINGQDEVAVLAGNFNQMLQALIDSEKQRKLITNVYAAWTQCAEVMVRVSEEREFLRQICQILAEQLSLQLAWVGMIDEYAWLNPVAASPEHSAYLSQIKVSVDADLPEGQGAIGLAVRQGQPRILNDFTAADCSRLWHEAASAENINSVGAFPLFRAGRIIGVLAIYSKERNFFNRELSSLMNSLTNDISFALDNFDLIQRQKITEEKLKLVACVFDNSQEGIIITDTDFRIVSVNHGFTRITGYHESEVINLLADAIVAPADLLRYQSFLEIFSTTGIWQGEINHRRQDGSHYSAWVSITNAIGERGNIAHHIIVFSDITARKQAEQELKIAAIAFETEEGILVTDAQGKILRVNQAFTRLTGYRADEVIGNSPAVLKSGKHDEHFYQRMWDTIKREGHWEGEIWNRRKNNEVYPEWLTINNVRNQDGDITNYVGIFSDISQRKAAEDQIRKLAFYDPLTGLPNRRFLIERLELALTTSHRTKSFGAMMFLDLDRFKALNDTQGHDSGDALLIQVAQRLQDCVRETDTVARLGGDEFVVILEDLDKTLTTAALQAKAIAKKIHQSLSLGYRIQPKGKEQSIHYFTTASIGFVMFQSHDSSTDELLKYADMAMYQAKHAGRNAIRAYDPDLQRTLSERAALELDLRKALDEEQLCPYYQIQVDSEEQPLGAELLLRWNHPVHGFIAPDEFIPIAEESGMIHEIGRWLLLQGCRTLVSWSQNTLKRDLTLSVNVSAKQFYHTDIVEQVRTVLQETGADPARLKLEITESFILHNVEEVIDKMQAIAALGVTFSMDDFGTGYSSLSYLQKLPLEQLKIDRSFVRDISSDKQDAAIVRTILSLGQTLGIKIVAEGVENQAQFDYLKRNGCQFFQGYLFGKPVPLPLFETNITRSAPTLSKRKRPLQESSASYSHSKRV, encoded by the coding sequence ATGAAAAAACCGATTCAGTCCTTTTTCGGCAAACCATTCAACTTTTGGCGCCGTTCGATTCGACGACAGTTCATTCTCGCCTTCATCAGCGTCACTATTTCCATCCTGGTGCTGTTCAGCACTTTTTTATTTTTTCAACAACGGGATTTCTTGGACCGGTCCGCGATTAAACAAGCGACCGCCTTCGCTCATGCCCTCGCCGATAGCAGTATCTCCTGGGTGCTTGCCAATGACGTGGTGGGGCTACAAGAAGTGCTGCAGGGTTTTAGCGATACCCCGGATTTAAAACGTGCCTTTGTCCTTTCTCTGCAGGGAGAAGTTTTGGCCTCTACTATCCCCGACGAGATAGGCCGTTTCGTGGTCGACTCGCTCAGCCAGCAAATGCTGTGTTCCTCACCGGAGACACAGATTTTAGTCGCCAACTACAAAACGATCGACGTTGCCGCCCCGATCATGACGGGCCAGCGGCATGTAGGCTGGGCGCGCATCACCTTGACCCGCCAGAGCGCCTACGGCAATTTACTGGAGCTGTCCTTGCTGGCAATTTTTTCCACACTGCTCGGCGCTTTATTCGCACTCTTGGCCGCGTTTGTGTTGGGTAGGCGACTGACCAGAAACTTGAACCAACTGATGACGGCGGCCAATCAAATTTCCGCGGGACACCGTGATGTTCGGGTCACCATCAATGGCCAGGACGAGGTCGCGGTATTGGCAGGCAATTTTAATCAGATGTTACAAGCCTTAATCGACAGCGAGAAGCAACGCAAGCTGATCACCAACGTGTATGCCGCCTGGACCCAATGCGCCGAAGTCATGGTGCGCGTCTCCGAGGAGCGGGAATTTTTGCGGCAAATTTGCCAAATCCTTGCCGAGCAGCTTTCCCTGCAATTAGCGTGGGTCGGCATGATCGACGAATACGCCTGGCTTAATCCCGTTGCCGCCAGCCCCGAACACTCCGCTTATCTAAGCCAAATCAAGGTATCCGTCGATGCCGATTTGCCGGAGGGGCAAGGAGCAATAGGCCTGGCGGTGCGCCAGGGACAGCCCAGGATATTGAATGATTTTACCGCGGCTGACTGTTCCCGCCTGTGGCACGAGGCGGCCAGCGCCGAAAACATCAACTCGGTTGGCGCCTTCCCGCTATTCCGCGCCGGCCGAATCATCGGCGTTTTAGCCATTTATTCGAAGGAACGGAATTTCTTCAATCGGGAGTTAAGCTCGCTGATGAACAGCCTGACCAACGATATTTCCTTCGCGCTGGATAATTTCGACCTGATACAGCGACAAAAAATCACCGAAGAAAAACTCAAGCTCGTTGCCTGCGTATTCGACAACAGCCAGGAAGGCATCATCATCACCGATACCGATTTCCGTATCGTCTCGGTCAACCACGGCTTTACCCGAATTACAGGCTATCATGAAAGCGAGGTGATCAACCTACTGGCGGATGCCATCGTCGCTCCGGCCGACCTGCTCCGCTATCAATCCTTTTTGGAAATCTTTTCCACGACCGGCATTTGGCAAGGCGAAATCAATCACCGTCGCCAGGATGGCAGTCATTATTCAGCCTGGGTCAGTATCACCAATGCTATCGGCGAACGAGGCAACATCGCTCATCATATCATTGTTTTTTCCGACATCACTGCCCGTAAACAAGCCGAACAGGAGTTGAAAATCGCCGCCATCGCCTTCGAAACCGAAGAAGGCATCCTGGTCACCGACGCCCAAGGCAAAATTCTGCGGGTCAATCAGGCGTTTACCCGGTTAACCGGATATCGAGCCGATGAAGTCATCGGCAATTCTCCTGCGGTTTTGAAATCGGGAAAACACGACGAACATTTTTACCAGCGCATGTGGGACACGATCAAACGCGAGGGCCATTGGGAAGGAGAAATCTGGAACCGCAGAAAAAACAACGAAGTTTATCCGGAATGGCTGACAATCAATAACGTCCGCAACCAGGACGGGGACATCACCAATTATGTCGGCATTTTTTCCGACATCTCCCAACGCAAGGCGGCGGAAGACCAAATCCGCAAACTAGCCTTCTACGATCCATTGACCGGCCTGCCCAATCGCCGTTTCCTGATCGAACGCCTGGAACTGGCCTTGACCACCAGCCATCGCACGAAATCCTTCGGCGCCATGATGTTTTTGGATCTCGATCGTTTCAAGGCCCTTAACGACACCCAAGGGCATGACAGCGGCGATGCCCTGTTGATTCAAGTGGCGCAACGTTTACAAGATTGCGTCCGGGAAACCGACACAGTGGCACGCCTAGGCGGCGACGAATTCGTTGTTATTTTGGAAGACCTGGACAAGACGCTAACCACGGCCGCCTTGCAAGCCAAGGCTATCGCAAAAAAAATCCACCAGTCTTTGTCGCTCGGTTACCGAATCCAACCTAAGGGTAAAGAGCAAAGTATTCATTATTTCACGACGGCGAGCATCGGCTTTGTCATGTTTCAAAGCCACGACTCAAGCACCGATGAACTGTTGAAATACGCCGATATGGCGATGTACCAAGCGAAACATGCGGGCCGCAACGCGATACGCGCCTACGACCCCGACCTGCAACGCACGCTGAGCGAACGGGCCGCCCTGGAGCTGGATTTACGCAAAGCGCTGGATGAAGAACAATTGTGTCCTTATTATCAAATCCAGGTCGATAGCGAAGAGCAGCCGCTGGGCGCTGAACTACTGCTGCGCTGGAACCATCCCGTCCACGGCTTCATTGCCCCGGATGAATTTATTCCCATTGCCGAGGAAAGCGGCATGATTCATGAAATCGGCCGATGGTTGCTGCTGCAAGGCTGCCGAACCCTAGTAAGCTGGTCCCAGAATACGCTGAAGCGGGATTTAACGTTGTCGGTCAACGTCAGCGCCAAACAGTTTTATCATACCGACATCGTCGAGCAAGTACGCACGGTATTACAAGAAACCGGCGCTGACCCTGCACGTCTGAAATTGGAAATCACCGAGAGTTTTATCCTGCATAACGTCGAGGAAGTGATCGATAAAATGCAGGCGATAGCCGCGCTAGGCGTCACGTTCTCGATGGACGATTTCGGCACCGGTTATTCGTCGTTATCCTATTTGCAAAAACTTCCCTTGGAACAATTGAAGATCGATCGTTCCTTCGTTCGCGATATTTCCAGCGACAAACAAGATGCCGCCATCGTACGAACCATCCTGTCGCTGGGCCAAACCCTAGGCATTAAGATCGTCGCGGAAGGGGTCGAGAACCAAGCTCAATTCGATTATCTAAAACGAAACGGCTGTCAGTTTTTTCAAGGTTATTTATTCGGCAAACCGGTACCGCTGCCCCTGTTCGAGACGAACATCACTCGCTCAGCGCCAACGCTAAGCAAGCGTAAGCGCCCCCTCCAGGAATCAAGCGCTTCTTACTCTCACTCGAAAAGAGTTTAG
- the yfbR gene encoding 5'-deoxynucleotidase → MSGFFATVNRLKYIQRWGLKRNSFSENVKEHSFDVCVIAHLLCAIKNEFYAGVIDPGEVVLAALYHDAHESITGDLPTPIKKFNSDIYDTYKGIESVAANALVDTLPEQLKDDLFNYVTESCDIEVMALVKAADTISAYVKCLEEIQAGNQEFKDAMEDVEKRLNAIDLPEVDYFRKYFLPEVHLTVDQLYEP, encoded by the coding sequence ATGTCGGGTTTTTTCGCAACGGTCAATCGACTGAAATATATTCAACGTTGGGGATTGAAACGGAACTCGTTCAGCGAGAATGTCAAAGAACACAGCTTCGACGTCTGCGTGATTGCGCACCTTTTGTGCGCGATCAAGAATGAATTTTATGCCGGCGTCATCGACCCCGGCGAAGTGGTGTTGGCCGCGCTGTACCATGATGCGCACGAAAGCATCACCGGCGATTTGCCGACGCCGATCAAGAAATTCAATAGCGATATTTACGATACCTATAAAGGAATCGAGTCAGTGGCCGCGAATGCGTTGGTCGACACGCTGCCGGAACAGTTGAAGGACGATTTGTTCAATTATGTCACCGAGTCTTGCGATATCGAGGTGATGGCTTTGGTCAAGGCGGCCGATACGATTAGCGCCTACGTCAAATGCCTCGAGGAGATTCAAGCGGGCAATCAGGAGTTCAAGGACGCGATGGAGGATGTCGAGAAAAGGCTGAATGCCATCGATTTGCCGGAAGTGGACTACTTCAGGAAATATTTCCTCCCCGAAGTGCATTTGACGGTGGACCAGTTGTACGAACCCTAA
- a CDS encoding CBS domain-containing protein, with the protein MILGLLIFSFFAILFVITLLNARINGGFKIETSWIAIALAPTVIWLLSSGQLAELSGFGVAFKLREAVARPFSLKVHGSKITPEVLPTDEKAGLAAIPGFIENRIPAMTLQLNRRNYYDRAALMEYLRRLTQHDFFRFVVFVDQTGKFKALIHAKSFYQQLRAHQLDIVTMLESANLSPLKDLISSSISSDSNKREVLEKMAHENLSELPVTDEDGHFTGIIELDKLTSSIVLDLVTEKQ; encoded by the coding sequence ATGATACTGGGACTATTGATTTTCTCTTTTTTCGCCATCCTGTTCGTGATCACGTTACTCAACGCCAGAATCAATGGCGGCTTCAAGATCGAAACCTCCTGGATCGCCATTGCCCTGGCGCCGACCGTCATCTGGCTGCTGTCTTCCGGCCAACTGGCCGAATTAAGCGGCTTCGGGGTCGCCTTCAAGTTGCGGGAAGCGGTTGCCCGTCCTTTCTCATTAAAAGTTCACGGCAGCAAAATCACGCCGGAAGTGCTGCCCACCGACGAAAAAGCAGGCCTTGCCGCCATCCCCGGATTCATCGAAAACCGCATCCCGGCGATGACCTTGCAATTAAATCGCCGGAACTATTATGACCGTGCCGCCCTGATGGAATACCTGAGGCGTCTGACCCAACACGATTTTTTTCGATTTGTCGTGTTTGTCGATCAAACCGGAAAATTCAAGGCCTTGATTCATGCCAAGAGTTTTTACCAACAACTCCGCGCACACCAACTTGACATCGTCACCATGCTGGAATCGGCAAATCTAAGCCCACTGAAAGACCTCATCAGCAGCTCGATCAGCAGCGATAGCAATAAGCGTGAAGTGCTGGAAAAAATGGCTCATGAAAACCTGTCTGAATTGCCCGTCACCGATGAAGACGGCCATTTCACCGGTATTATCGAGCTCGACAAACTGACCAGCAGTATCGTGCTCGACCTTGTCACGGAAAAACAATAA
- a CDS encoding nucleoside triphosphate pyrophosphohydrolase family protein, with protein sequence MNRHLQSVREFHTAYSVSQAEFGQEGHLADMEIISRQALLMEEASELFQAFKRGDMADVLAGLVNLGYAALTVIALQGGDVTETPVAWKHDGLVISIMRSVSDKVNQCSSGKSEAYSALYCLCVQLARDFLNADFDKAFQVVHESRMAALKEHPHPSRHFKTPDLSDCLFE encoded by the coding sequence ATGAACAGGCATTTGCAGTCAGTCAGAGAGTTTCATACCGCTTATTCCGTGTCTCAGGCCGAATTCGGTCAGGAGGGGCATTTGGCGGACATGGAAATCATTTCCCGTCAGGCGTTATTGATGGAGGAAGCAAGCGAGTTGTTCCAAGCCTTTAAGAGAGGGGACATGGCCGACGTATTGGCCGGGCTGGTTAACCTCGGCTATGCCGCCTTAACCGTTATTGCGCTGCAAGGCGGGGATGTGACGGAAACGCCGGTTGCCTGGAAGCACGATGGCTTGGTGATCTCGATCATGCGGAGCGTATCCGATAAGGTGAATCAATGCTCCTCCGGGAAAAGCGAGGCATATTCTGCGCTTTATTGTCTTTGCGTGCAATTGGCGCGGGATTTTCTGAATGCAGATTTCGATAAGGCGTTTCAGGTTGTTCACGAAAGCCGCATGGCGGCCCTGAAGGAGCATCCGCATCCGTCCCGTCATTTCAAAACGCCGGATTTAAGCGATTGTCTGTTCGAATAG